TCGGGCACCGAGGGCGATGATAGCTACTGCGATAGCGCCGCCGAGGATGAGGTACTGGGTGGGAATTGGACGGGCGTCATCGATGGTGTCGATGCAGGCCTGGAAGTCAGCTTTCAGCGCCTGTTGGGTTTGGTTGTAATCGTCGGTGCGTTCGGCGAATTTTTCGGCGCGGATCTCAGCAGTTCGGGTGCTTGCTTCGGCGGCTTCCTGGAGTTGAGTGAGCACGCTGGCGGCAGAATCGTCGGTGATGCTGTTTGCGATGGAGACGGCTTCATCGTAGGTGTATTCAGTTTTAAACTGCTCGGTGGCGTTTGGATCAACTAATGCAGGATCAGTGCTGTCCTCGGGGATGAGCATGGCAAGGCCCTCACCGGATTGGATGTTATCGAGGCGGGTTTGGAGCTCTGCGGAAGTGGGGGCGCCACTATCCTGGGCGATGTAGCTTTCGATCGCTGCCTTGATGCCGGGGTCTTGGGCGTCGAGTTCGTCGAGGCGTTGTTCACGAACATCGTCTTCGAGAGAGTCCCAAAAGTGCACGACGGCGGAGTCGTCGGTGTTGGTGGCAACGCATTTTTCCTGCGACGTATCAGCTTCTAAGGTGGCGGCACCGGCGATTGGGGTGCTGATCACGCTGATGGCCACTAGTGCAGGGAAAATTTTAGACAAACGCATGTGACCATTATGCCCAAGAAACTGCGTGTGGCATGCAAAAAGCGCTGCGATTGCATGTGAGCAAACGCAGCGCTTAGTGGGAAGAGATTCCCCTCTTGAAGTTACTTCTTCAGTGCGTCAACGATCTCGTTGAACTGTGCGACTGGGCGCATAACTGCAGAGGTCTTCTCATCGTTTGGTGCGTAGTAGCCGCCGAGATCAACTGCGCCACCTTGAGCTGCAATGAGGGCAGCGTCGATGTCAGCAGCGTTCTCGCCGAGTGCTTCTGCAACTGGTGCGAAGGTAGCAGCTAGGTCTGCGTCTTCGGTCTGAGCAGCGAGCTCGTCAGCCCAGAACTTGGTCAGCCAGAAGTGGGATCCACGGTTGTCGATCTCGCCAACCTTGCGGGATGGGGACTTCTCTTCGTTGAGCAGCTTCTCGGTTGCCTTGTCCAGAGCGTCTGCGAGGACACCAGCCTTGGCGTTGCCGTTGTTGTTCAGCTCGTGGCGGAAGGACTCAGCCAGTGCGAGGAACTCACCGAGGGAGTCCCAACGCAGGTGGTTTTCTTCCTGCAGCTGCTGAACGTGCTTAGGTGCGGATCCACCTGCACCGGTCTCGAACAGTCCGCCGCCAGCCATCAAAGGAACAACGGACAGCATCTTTGCAGAGGTGCCCAGCTCCAGGATAGGGAAGAGGTCGGTGTTGTAGTCACGAAGGACGTTACCGGTAACAGAGATGGTGTCCTCGCCACGACGGATGCGGTCGATGGAGAGCTGAGTTGCCTCGACAGGGGAGAGGATCTGGATGTCCAGGCCGTCGGTGTCGTGGTCCTGCAGGTACTTCTCAACCAGGGTGATCAGGTTGCGGTCGTGAGCGCGCTCTGGGTCCAACCAGAATACTGCTGGCATCCCGGACAGGCGGGAGCGGGTGACAGCAAGCTTGACCCAGTCCTGGATTGGGGCGTCCTTGACCTGGCATGCACGCCAGATGTCACCGGTCTCAACGTCGTGCTCGATAAGGACGTCGCCGTTGGATGCAACAACCTGAACCTTGCCGTCAGTTTCGATGCGGAAGGTCTTGTCGTGGGAGCCGTACTCTTCAGCCTTCTGAGCCATCAGACCAACGTTAGGGACGGTACCCATGGTGGTTGGATCGAATGCGCCGTTCTTGCGGCAATCCTCAATGACGGTCTGGTACACGCCAGCGTAGGAGGAGTCTGGGATTACAGCGAGGGTGTCCTGCTCTTGATCGTCCTTGTTCCACATGTGGCCGGAGGTGCGGATCATAGCTGGCATGGAAGCGTCAACGATGACGTCGGAAGGAACGTGCAGGTTGGTGATTCCCTTTGCGGAGTTCACCATAGCCAGATCTGGGCCTTCAGCAAGTGCCTTGTTGAAAGCAGCCTTGATCTCTTCGCCGTTGTCCAGGGACTCCAGTCCGGAGAAGATTGCAGCAAGGCCGTTCTCGCCGTTGAGGCCAGCTGCCAGAAGCTGCTCGCCGTACTGCTCGAATACGTCTGCGAAGAATGCACGGACGACGTGGCCGAAGATGATGGGATCGGAGACCTTCATCATGGTGGCCTTCAGGTGAGTGGAGAAGAGGATGCCCTCAGCCTTAGCGCGAGCAACCTGCTCCTTGAGGAATGCGTCCAGTGCCTTTGCCGACATGACGGTGCCGTCAAGAACTTCGCCCTTTTGCAGCTTGAGGCCGTCCTTCAAAACGGTCTCGGTGCCGTCTACTGCAACGTGCTTAATGGTGACGGTATCAGCGTCTTCCAGGATCACGGACTTCTCATTATGGCGGAAGTCGTTTGTATCCATGGTGGCAACGTTGGTCTTAGAA
The window above is part of the Corynebacterium deserti GIMN1.010 genome. Proteins encoded here:
- a CDS encoding NADP-dependent isocitrate dehydrogenase; amino-acid sequence: MAKIIWTRTDEAPLLATYSLKPVVEAFAATAGIEVETRDISLAGRILAQFPERLTEEQKIGDALAELGELAKTPEANIIKLPNISASVPQLKAAIKELQDQGYDIPDLPDTATTDEEKDILARYNAVKGSAVNPVLREGNSDRRAPIAVKNFVKKFPHRMGEWSADSKTNVATMDTNDFRHNEKSVILEDADTVTIKHVAVDGTETVLKDGLKLQKGEVLDGTVMSAKALDAFLKEQVARAKAEGILFSTHLKATMMKVSDPIIFGHVVRAFFADVFEQYGEQLLAAGLNGENGLAAIFSGLESLDNGEEIKAAFNKALAEGPDLAMVNSAKGITNLHVPSDVIVDASMPAMIRTSGHMWNKDDQEQDTLAVIPDSSYAGVYQTVIEDCRKNGAFDPTTMGTVPNVGLMAQKAEEYGSHDKTFRIETDGKVQVVASNGDVLIEHDVETGDIWRACQVKDAPIQDWVKLAVTRSRLSGMPAVFWLDPERAHDRNLITLVEKYLQDHDTDGLDIQILSPVEATQLSIDRIRRGEDTISVTGNVLRDYNTDLFPILELGTSAKMLSVVPLMAGGGLFETGAGGSAPKHVQQLQEENHLRWDSLGEFLALAESFRHELNNNGNAKAGVLADALDKATEKLLNEEKSPSRKVGEIDNRGSHFWLTKFWADELAAQTEDADLAATFAPVAEALGENAADIDAALIAAQGGAVDLGGYYAPNDEKTSAVMRPVAQFNEIVDALKK